The Kwoniella bestiolae CBS 10118 chromosome 4, complete sequence region TAAGACCAAGTTGATAGCTGGTAAGATCATTCCTGCTATTGCTACTACTACTGCCTTGGCGGTTGGTTTAGTTTGTTTGGAGttgtacaaggtgagttccGCCTTCACACTTTCTTATCTCCtgttccatctcatcactccaCTTTTTCTCGTGATTGCAAGAAAAGCTGATGGTTTCGGGGGGAAATCGTAGATGATTGACGGAAAGAACGAATTGGAGGATTACAAGAACGGTTTCGTCAATCTTGCTTTGCCCTTCTTTGGATTCTCAGAGCCTATTGCTGCTGCTAaacagaaggtgagtgaagaCATTCTTTTGATAGTCTCAGATCCACGTATCTACGCTACCTATCATTGGCTTATGACTGATATGTTTTGGGTCGACAGTACGGTGAAACCGAATGGACCCTCTGGGACAGATTCGAGATTGACGGTAACCCGACTTTACAAGAATTCTTGGACTGGTTCAAGACCAATCATAAGTTGGAGGTTCAAATGGTTTCTCAGGGTGTATCGATGTTGTGGTCCTCTTTCGTCCCTgctaagaaggtgagtctgcttcCGACAGGAAGTCTTCCTGCATTTGCTATACATGAAGTGGGTTGAAGCTGATACTTGTCCGTATAATAGGCTGCAGATAGGATGACAATGAGGATGTCGGAACTCGTCGAGCACGTCTCCAAGAAACCTATCCCACCTTGGACTAAGAACCTGTTGGTGGAGGTCATGGTCAATGAtgaggacgacgaggatgttgaggtgcGTCTGAACAGCTTCGagtttctcatcttcctcaggGGGGCGTATAGCTGACAATCAAAATACATCCGTAGGTACCTTACGTCTTGGTCAAGATCTAATCGTGGTGAGCCAATAAGGcgaagaaaggaagaaagaagattAATAGAATGAAGAAGTGAATCGGATTGTTTATACTTTCATATACTGTATGCAGAAGATGTTTTCTGTTCGTCAATTAACTTCAACTAGAAGCGGTCTATAGACGGTCAAATAGTGCGCAGATGAGCCGAAGATAGAAAGAAGGATGTTACAACATTATACATTATTTGCTTAAATTTATCTATTCATGGTATTGATTTatccttcctcatcagcttgaccatAGCAGCACGACACTACTGCCCTTCCACCGCAACTTCGTCCCTTGGTTTCTCCCCGTGAGCTTGCTGCCATTCGTCGGTTGCCCAAACTACGAGTTGAATAGACATTTCATCAGCACTTGTTGTCATCCATGATCATCCATAACCAAAACTCCGTTGGGCCCATCTATCATATCCTCCACGCCCCACAGGAAAAGGTACACTCGAACGAGAAGACATCTCCACTGATCCGAACAAAACCCCACCCCTCATAGCATTTTCAATCCCTCTCCAGTCCACTCCAATCACCCAATCAGTGTACGGTCCAAACCACTCACTAGCCTTATCAAACCTCCCACTTCCCCCACCCTCACTAGCGAACCTATCAGGATTCGCCAAACTGCACTTCAAgaatcttcctctacctTGATACCCTGGTAGTTCGTTGAGATCGAAATTGTCAATTGCATCTTGGGCGTcggaggggagggagaaggttATGAATGCGAAACCGCGGTGTTTTGATTCTACGTCGATTTTAACGAAATATGAAGATAAGCTATGAATCCCTCCAGCATGATCACAAGGATGGCTGAACAGGTCCCTGAATTTGAACTTGGTTatggcgaagaggaggatggacaCTGTTACGCACGATCATGTACCTCGTGTGGGATCTTGATATCAATTATGTCGCCTAACATCACAAGTCACAGTGTCAGTCCAAGCTCGGTGAAGGAAACTGCTGTACAGCCCATGAGTAAGAGAGGCCCAAGGAGTGACGATATCTTCACGAAGAGGATATTGGCTCTGATACAAACGCACCGCTCACTTCTCGTCTTGTCTTATGATATATGATCCGAAGATACACTCACCAAAAGTCACAAAAGCGCTCAACAGCTGATCCTCATTCACTTCCGGAGCTAAGCCAGCAACGTACACTGTACTCTTCTTGTTTGATCCCGAGGGGGCGTTGATAGCTGTGTCGTTCTGCATGGCGAGTGGGCGTGAACGTTCAGTTTGTGATGGTGGATGTATATGCGATGATGACAGATTCGATTCAACAGATGTTATGAACAGTTTTCCACTTTCTATGAGGTCGCAACGAGCGAGGTCCCACAGTGATTACGTAACAAACGTCTGCAATGACGAAAACGCGAAGGTAGCTATGAAGCGTTGATACAAGATTTCAGCTCTTCATGCCATCAaaccatcccatctcatcgacatctaTATCGAAATCAGAGTCACAGCGCTCGCAGATAATCTTGACAGCTCGAAGCAAACCAACTCTCATAGCTTCCCCAAAGGACGAGACCAGTCATTGCCAACCCCACctacacccacacccacaaTGATCATGGCAGACGAGCTCGACCGACCGCTCGCCAAAAGATCGAGATCAAGTCAGAGTAGTCATACCCCGCCTGGACTACTCAGTCTGCCTGACGAGATTTTGGAGCAGGTATACTTATTGCTGCGCTTCAATGATAGACTACGCttgagattggtgagtcgaCTTGCTCTGAGTGGATATACCGCTCATAGCCTGTTGTATATGCTAAGTACGGATCACTGTATCCTTTGTGTAGGTCTGCAAAGCCCTTCAAAACGTATACGAGTCCTCCGCATTATTGCAATACAAATCCACACTAGAGACGACAGGATACCTTGATATACCATATCgcccctcatcatccctacctccctcccatccctcgcaagatcaagatagCCCGAATGATAGCATCGGTCCGTCATCTCCGGAAgacccctccaacccctccgtcatctccctcaaatcccCACATACAGGCAAACCAAGACAGACTGTCCCCTCTGTATCTCTCGCTCCATGGCCCAAAGAACCGTCCATCCATATACCCCACGATACAATCATCTCCCCTGCCGACCGGAATAAACTATTGGAAGAACGAGAGAACCGATGGGAGACGTTAGATTGGGGTGAGAAACGGACGTTCAAAGTTCAGGGTAGAGAGGGAGTGTACGAGCTGCAAGAGGGGATTTTTCTGATGTGTGATGATTTtaatgatgttgaggatgataaggtgGGTCATATCTCCATCGCAATCATAAGATATCATCCCCAAGTATCTGGCTATTCAGCCTTTCGACTGTCTTAGAATGATAGCTGACACCGAAGAATCACTTGTTAGCCCTCTTCGATTAGACTCATACCTCTGCCGTCGATGCAGGACCCAGATCTGGAAGACCCACCCATACAGACTACATCCCATAAAGTCGATTTCCCAATATCCGATCTGACTATGGATCCAACGCAAGACCTAATAGTAGTTAGCGAGTATAGGTGAGAAAAATTTCGATTCTCCCTCGTCTAGATGGATTTTACTAATATGACGCATCATGGTCTAGACCCGCCCCATCAGATatcattcactcacctccaactcatcgATATCACCTATTAACCCTATCCACTATGAAACCGCACCCGTTGGCTAATTCCCCTACACTCGATTTCCCACCCTTCTCACAAGCTATTATGGACACGCGGCAACTGTTACAGGTCATGGGTGATACCCTCGTCGTGCAAGTATCGAGATTTGCTCCTGCTTGGGTACTAGCTGGTTTAGGTTTTGGTATAGGTGCATTGGGAGGGCTTGGTcacgaggaggagatggtagcTTGGAATTGGAAGACTGGGAAGGTTCTGTCTGTGAGTTGTCGCTTCAAGACTGCCGCTCTTACAAGCACAACTCAAGATGAATTCGAGCTGATTTACCTCAAACTAATTGGTTTAGCGTATATCATTACCCGAAAACGGGTggttctcctccttcgccctTCTGACACCCACCACCTTCCTAgtcacctcaacatccaacaTCTCACCAGTCTTACCTTCTGAGACTCGCTCGGTCGGATCAATCTTCCCACCAGTCATTCAGATATACTCGTTCCTACCAGATCCCAACAACCCTATCGATCCTGTCCAACCGCTAGATACAGATCCAATGGACGATACCACCCCTCGACCGGTCCTACTAGCCCAGCTACAATTACCCCCCTTCGCAGAAGACGTCTCGATACATGCCTTCGACGTTAGACCAGATCCCGCTTTCCCGCCCAATACAGGTCCGGGACCTACTCTGGGCAAGACCAAACCGTTCACCCAGAACCCAAGTAAGGGAGTTATGGTATTcgagttgaaggtggttggAAATTCTGAGAATGAAAATATACCTATCAGGGATCGTAAACGATCATATGAGATTTTCATCTTGCGCGAAACGTTAGTTGATTTCGCGGTGAGAGGcgaagagaggttgaaggaggcATATGCGAATGGAGGGgattttgatggattgggtATAAGGGGGGTGGAACGGAACGTACCTTGgagtgagtggggtgagGAAAATACAAGGTTTATGGATGCTGTTATGAAGAGGCggagctgggtgagtgagagcTCTCCTTACGAAAATCTTTCAGCTGGAAGacgggaagaggaagctTAGCTGATGGTTCATGTGGTGTGGGGATAGGTATGTTCATGCTCAGGCTATCGATTCGTATCTCTAATACCTGCGATCCGACCCCCAAACCATGGACTATGGCCCTCATCTGAAGATCCCAACCTGGGTGATGCGGAAGATGAGACCCACGAGATCATCCCACCACCCAAACGATCGGATCTCATGATATTTGATTTCTCACCTTCCAATTTGCGtcgatccatctcaacagAAGAGGAACCGATGAATTCCTTTGATTATGCCAAGAAAGATTGGTCAGTGAAGATACGTGATGGGGAGTCGATCATGCCCCGGGAGAACGTATGGAAGAATGATGTGCACAGTAGACTGACGTTCAGGGAGATTAGGAGGGAGTATGGGGGGTGGGGGAATGGAGTTATGTGTGATGATCAGAGGGTTATTGTGGTTCATGTGAGTAATGTGGTGAAGGTATGTCAAGGTCAGTGATTagatgctgatgtgatgtgtTGGCTGGTGTTGTAGACCCAggcgaggaggaatggggatTGGTCGACTATAAGTCAGGAGATGAGTGTGCTGTGTATGTGAGATGTGATTTGTGATGTGAAGTAGCTGTATAGGTTGGTCATATGTCTGTGGGAATTCTCGTTATAGGATGGGATATCATGTGttgatgtagatgtagatgcATTTTATCTGAGTGAATAGTCTTGGTGCGCTCTAGACAGGAGTACAGCGTATGCTCAACCGAGGATCAAGTTATCAATATTGTCAAGCACTCGTATCGAGCATGAACTATCCTTCCCTCGACTGAATTATCCAAACAGATGGAAATATGTGTCATCTCATGCTGGGAAGCTCAACAGCACACTTCATGTCGCTGCGCAGGGCAAGCTGAAAACTGAGGTTTGCACTTCGAACGAGAAATGACAGGGGACAAGATACTATGTATACATGGACGAAAGGATTGGTACAACTATTGTTCTGTTATTTACCTCCTTTGCTacgaaatcatcatcgtgatGGAATTGATCATCAATTGGATTACTTCTCATTCACCTGGgctatcatatcatctacATTATCGATGTTGTTCTTGAGTACGTCCCACTAATACAGTAATCTGAGATCAGCGACTACGATCCCCCCCCCGGTAGACGTGATATCTTGATCAATGGATGAATAAGCCAACCTCACTTACCTGCTCTTTGTTCAGACTTATCCCCTTGTTTCCATACTTGACCTGCCCAGAGGTCTTATCTTTGTATGTCTCTCGAATGTCGACCAGGATTTTGCCTTTGAAAGTTCGTACGGTGAGTCGACGAGCTTCGCTCAGCTATGTTCGGCGATTGTGAGAAGGGAGGTTAGCTATGGCTACTTCtcttgagctgatatatcaaGAGCTTGTGATTTAGAGAGACGGGGGAGGTAAGTAGACATGTGGGTGAGCGTACCTTGAAGAATGAATCGCCATCTTCATTGGTTTCTACCTCTACTTCTCGGTTCGTATCCccagtggtagtggtagttTTCGATTTCTACATCCATCGGTAGAAAATCAGCTACTGATCATACCCAAGAGAAGTGCTCACCTTGTTTTTAGGCTCGGAACCCTCTAGGTCCCCCCCATCCGCAGAGTTGTCTTTACTTCGTTTGGACGGTGGTTTGACCTGATCaccatcgatatcagctttcactTGGACAGTGAGGGTGGACTaaagactcacctcgatcgaTTCATCCTCTGATGAGCTGAGGTTCCTTGATTTCCTGGGTGGCATCTTGACTTGTATCTTCTATCTTGATTTGTTGTAGCTCTTATGGATGaacaaagaggaagaagaagtgcAGAGTACAGTAGAGTTGATTGGACTTGACATCACTTTTCAGTTTCAATCGATCGACCAACGCGGAGCCCCATTGTTGACATTGAACGAGAGATTTGGTCCCGCTCCCGCTCAATAGTAGGATCTCTCTTGCCTGATTTCAGCCAGCTTGTTAGCTGATGGCGATATACGTATGTAGCAGTGAATGATGGACAAATGCACAAATACAGATAGAATGATGATATTTATACATGATAATGATCTACCTCGATATATACCAGACACTGAGGATATCCACTCGTTCTGTTTTCATGATCTCACATGATATGCCTACGCCATTTCTACATCCTCCCCGCCACTGCTCCCCACTGCTGCTGCTTTTTGAACCGGCGGAGGTAAAGGCGCAGAAAACATTTCGGGATTACCTCCTGATGGCGGCAATTGCTGCGCACTGCCATTACCATTAGAGAACGATTGCGAGTCGAAGGGAGATGCTTGAGGTGCCGAGTCCCATGGGTTCTGAAACCTGTGTAACACCCAGAGTCAGCATACTGATCCCCCAACCCAAATATAACAGATATCCCGATTACATTGACAGTAGGGTTATGGTATATGAAAAATCAGGATTACATAAGAACAAAGAGATAGACTCACCTGGTAACCTTTGGCTTCTCAATCAACACATTCCTGAACAACCTATCCCATTGAACCGTAGGCGGCGGGTTCTCCttccactcttcctcctcataaTACGTATTCACATAATAACCGACCCTCACAAATTCTTTTTCTCGATAAGACGCAGTTATGATTATCACCGTCACGCCTAATATCTCTTCGGTCTCGGTGGAGGGGAGTAGGTGATGTTGCGGGGCGGGAGCTTGGAAGTCGAAGGCGTTTATTCCCGCTGGTATTGGGCCGACTGCGGGGTGGGGGGTGGGCGGGCGAGGAGCAGAGAAGGAAGGGCATATGTGGGATTCACCAGGAACATGGATACATCATGATATGACACGGATATGagtggaggatggaaggaagagtgatgagtggtcatgagatatcatcagcactTCTCTACTTTCCATCAAGCCACCTTTCCTCGATACTCACCAGAACAGTTATCCAGCTCTTGGTCAAATTCCTCCGATTTGGCAGATCCAACATAAATCAATCTCCAATCGAGGTCTGTAACAGACACAACGAAgactcatcagcatctctAGCCCACCCTTTGATGGCGTCTTGGGACGATTTGTCGACCCACCTTCCTCTAACGGGGCGATGGCCTCGAACTTGATCCTGAAGTGATATGGATCGTCGAATTTTGCTGGGTTATTGACTAGTTCTATATTTCGGATGTTCACCTgtacatgcatacatatgAGCTGCAGATCCTTGGCAGGGGGGATGTACTGGGAGGATGGATGCTTACGATGGACTATGCAAGGAAAGATGTTGATATTAGCTAAGCCCATACGATCCAAGGCGGGTAAGGCGACATACCATGGTGATAGTGTTTCCTCACGACAAGGTTCTGAAGCGGGTACAGGGTGGGTTGGTGAGATGCTTCGTACGGCGCTGTGATGCTGAGCGGGGTggtatgtgagtgatgttttGATATAGTTCGAGTCTGGATGCCAGATGTGAGAATGTGAAGTAATGAGTAGAAGTTCAAAGtaaaggaagaagatgagactgAAGATTATTTCATCAAGACGAAAGACGCGACTTGTAGCCATCTATTATTGAAAGACGCGAACGGGCGAGATATCATGACGAGGACTAATGTTGCCCTTGTACCCCACACGGAATCAAATATATCAGCCCACAGACAGTTCCTATCACTTTCCCTCCACTTCTGAGTTTGAGAGCTCTATCAACAATTTCTAATTTCGAGAATGACTTTTTTGTTTTCccccatcaccatcaacatcaaccttACCTTGTCTCGCTATCGCAAGCAGACTGAATGCTTGCAAGGTCTGCGAACCAACTCCGAAGTATCCTGAGACCGTCGTTGACCCCAACCTCTATCATCTTGGCAAAACAACGAAACCTGCGCACAATGtcatcgaccacctcccCTACCACCCCCAACCCCGGGACAGAAATCCCATATACCATCCCTCTCCCCGACGGAACCCCAAAGGGACATACCACTCACACAGAATCAACGACTACTATCTTCTTACCCAAGGCTGGAGCGTTCTTGAACCCCGTGCAGCATTATAATCGAGATATGAGCGTTGCAGTGATCAGAGCATGGAACGAAATGCGAAaggaggagctggagagTAAGTTTAGGAAGAAGTTGGCTAAGAATGGGGGGTTAAGTAAGAAGCAGGCGAAGAGGAATAAGCTTGCGGGGGTGACAGAGGAACTAGGTGAGCTAGCGTCCTATACCGCTGTCTTTCATGAAGATATTTGAGCTTATAGATAATGGATCGTGGTAGGGCCTGCTGGGGTAGATGCGGAAGtacagatgaaagaggaacaGCCAGTTGCTGGTCCATCAACAGAGGTCAGTTGTAAAGTAGATACTAGAGGTGGAACCGTATAGCTGACTCTTGTATCCATACCCCGATAAGCAGCGAAAGTTCCAAGCACCCTCCATTAACATCCTCGAGGCTCTCGCTGCTACAGGTTTGAGGTCGATCAGATACGCAAAAGAGATACCTAATGTCAAGTGAGCTGGAATCTTCTCTTCGAGCAAGGACTTAAGCTAACGGTGTCTGGTGTAGGTACGTCCTCGCGAATGATCTCTCACCCTCTGCCTGCGAAGCTATGAGAAGGAACGTAGCGTTTAATGGAGTGGGAGAAGACTCTCTCCCACCTAGGAAACCTTGGCAACCCACCgtaagggaggaaggtacgGCTATACCGGCGGAGAATGGGGAGGCCGAGGAAGTCAAAGTGGAAGAGAAAACAGAGGAGGCATCGGCGgtagaggagaagaaagagattaCAGAGGATGGTCTGGAAGTGAAAGATAAGGTTGGGAGAAGACCTGGATGTAAAGGGAGAGTGAAGATCAATGAAGGTGATGCTTGGTGAGTTACACTTCGGATCACTTCATGACCTTTAGTGTCAGCTATCGTAGCAGTCTAGTGCCTGTACAGTAGCTGATCCTTGTGACTCTGCTCTTAGCGCGTTCATGTATTCCCATCGATCACCTGTCGGTCCGTCATCTAGAGTAGATGTAGTAGACTTAGACCCGTATGGTACGGCAGCGCCGTTCATCGATGCTGCTATAGGAAGTATCTcagatggaggtgagctttATGTTTTCTGGATATTTGTTCAACTCCTGAGGATATAGCTTACGTTCGGAATGGTGGATAGGTCTACTTGCAATCACATGTACGGATTTGGCGGTACTTGCAGGTCAGCAATATCCTGAGAAATGGTAAGCTAAGCTGCGATAAGCATAGGAGTATCCCAGCTTATAGTCCAGTTCAGTTACTCGAATTACGGTGGTGTCAATGTCCATGCCGAATACACCCACGAAGCTGCCCTACGATTAGTCTTACATTCACTTGCATCTTGTGCAGCAAGATATGGAAGATACATCACACCGTTATTATCATTCTCTATAGATTTCTATGTGAGATTATTCGTGAGGATCAACACGGGTCCAGAGCAGGTCAAGAGGGTGTCCAGGTGAGTGGAAGTAGTCCTTCTGCCAAGATCCCTCATCCTTTTCAGCGTTCATTGAGGTTGAAGTAGCATAGATGTTTGCTGATAAGATGACTTGATTCATAGTAATACCGGTGTGGTGTACACATGTCACTTCTGCGAAACATCAGTTATTCAGCCTTTTGGTAGAATTGTGGAAAGAGAAACGGCAAAGGGAGTTGTAAGGGAATCTTTCAAGACACATGCGGGACCCACCGCGAAGAATGGATCGAGCTGTGAGGAATGTGGGGGGACGATGCATGTGAGTGGTCACGTCACATTTCGAGAGATATCGTATGACTCGGTCTCTCAACCAATTTCAAGTCCTGTCAACCCCCGTTTGATGCTCCTTATTCCTTCTTTGCTGCTCCTGCCGTGAACGTTTCGAACGTACTACAGATGTGCTGGCTGTATTCTTTCTACGATTAATGCTGATCATTCTTTCTCTGCCACGTCAGCTCGGTGGACCGCTCTGGTTAGGACCGATCCAGGATCCAGAATTCGCCAAGAGAGTGATGAaagatatctcatctcaggAGAAGGAGTATAAGACTTTTCCTAGGATGTTGGGAATGTTATCTTTAGCTGCCCAGGTGGGTTTCTTTCCCATTGACATGAACCACCAGGAACAGGTGCGTACATCGCTGACCGTTGTTGATGTGGAATGGTACAGGAACTTCCcgatccattcttcttcactgcGAACCGAGTTGCGAAATGTCTGCATATGTCTTCGATGCCCTTGAATAAAATTTTGTACGTGACGCTCTATCCCCTTGACTTCTTGATTTCCGCATGACTTGGCACCTCAAATGACGATCTTCACTGTGTCTGACACACCGGATGAAGTATCCATCGCTGACAATCTTTTATACACCCGCCAGATCTGCACTTCTCAATGCCGGATACAAGATCTCCCGATCCCACGCCCAGGCAGGAGCAGTCAAGACCGATGCGCCTAGATCATTCATATTTGACATAATGAGGGAAGAAGCCAAGACCACACCTATAAGGATCGATAAGATCTCTGAAGGTAGTCCAGCAAGGAAATTGATCAGTAAACCTATGACGTGAGTTTGCGCAAACCCTTGGGTGAACCACGTCCTGTCCTGACATTAATGGTGATACTGAAATAGCCATACGATCGACTTCACCCCTCATCCCGATGCTTCCCTCGAGAGAACAGGAAAGGAAACGTTCTATCAAGTTAACCCTTTGCCCAATTGGGGTCCTGCTCCGAGGGCGAAGTCTATACAGGTCGCGGTCCCACTGCCggaaaagaggaaggtcgaggaagttgaggttggaCAGAGCGATAGTAAGCGAAGTaaggtggaagaggttggCAATGGGTATGAGAACGATGTGATATTGCCTCAGACTCAGGAGGACGTAATTGctgggaaggatgaggaggagatgatgaatctCTAGGCCATCCTGAATTGAAGGGGTGTAATGTTATATCGTTTAATATTATATGGATGCATTTTTGGGTATTTGATAATTCTCTATATCTATATACGGATACAACAAGTATTTGCAGCTATCACATCAAGCTTATCCCATACTGTGAACTTGTTCCTAATTGTCTGATAGTCTATCTCGTTGACAAAAAGACATAGGATGTTCTTCACCAAGTCATTGTTGGCTTTTCCTCTAATGGCGGTTCTTCACTTTTATTGGTTCTGGCGTCACGTTGTTATTTGAAGATATGATcaagattgattgattgatcccAACTTCTCTAtaatctccttcctcctcataccAATCTTCTCTACCAACTTCTCAGAGATACTTCGCCAGATAGTCGAACTGGCCGTTTTACTATACTCATCCAACAGTGGGAAactccctccttccaccccATTTGACTTCTCCCCTTCGATCCCCTTCTGTGTTCGTTCGACATCCACATTCATCTCCCCCTTACTCACACTATCCAAAAGCCCCACCAAAACCGTATCAATCGGTACCTTCCCCAAAACCTCCAGGTGATTCTGATCCCTAAATATCCTTTCGGTATTCCCATTATTCCCAAATGTATAGGAAATCTCATTACAGCATGGACAGACATATCCTGACATGTTCTCTACTAATCCATT contains the following coding sequences:
- a CDS encoding histone chaperone ASF1, which produces MHVQVNIRNIELVNNPAKFDDPYHFRIKFEAIAPLEEDLDWRLIYVGSAKSEEFDQELDNCSVGPIPAGINAFDFQAPAPQHHLLPSTETEEILGVTVIIITASYREKEFVRVGYYVNTYYEEEEWKENPPPTVQWDRLFRNVLIEKPKVTRFQNPWDSAPQASPFDSQSFSNGNGSAQQLPPSGGNPEMFSAPLPPPVQKAAAVGSSGGEDVEMA
- a CDS encoding N2,N2-dimethylguanosine tRNA methyltransferase, which encodes MSSTTSPTTPNPGTEIPYTIPLPDGTPKGHTTHTESTTTIFLPKAGAFLNPVQHYNRDMSVAVIRAWNEMRKEELESKFRKKLAKNGGLSKKQAKRNKLAGVTEELGPAGVDAEVQMKEEQPVAGPSTERKFQAPSINILEALAATGLRSIRYAKEIPNVKYVLANDLSPSACEAMRRNVAFNGVGEDSLPPRKPWQPTVREEGTAIPAENGEAEEVKVEEKTEEASAVEEKKEITEDGLEVKDKVGRRPGCKGRVKINEGDACAFMYSHRSPVGPSSRVDVVDLDPYGTAAPFIDAAIGSISDGGLLAITCTDLAVLAGQQYPEKCYSNYGGVNVHAEYTHEAALRLVLHSLASCAARYGRYITPLLSFSIDFYVRLFVRINTGPEQVKRVSSNTGVVYTCHFCETSVIQPFGRIVERETAKGVVRESFKTHAGPTAKNGSSCEECGGTMHLGGPLWLGPIQDPEFAKRVMKDISSQEKEYKTFPRMLGMLSLAAQELPDPFFFTANRVAKCLHMSSMPLNKILSALLNAGYKISRSHAQAGAVKTDAPRSFIFDIMREEAKTTPIRIDKISEGSPARKLISKPMTHTIDFTPHPDASLERTGKETFYQVNPLPNWGPAPRAKSIQVAVPLPEKRKVEEVEVGQSDSKRSKVEEVGNGYENDVILPQTQEDVIAGKDEEEMMNL